In Arvicola amphibius chromosome 1, mArvAmp1.2, whole genome shotgun sequence, one DNA window encodes the following:
- the Nup54 gene encoding nucleoporin p54 isoform X1 produces the protein MAFNFGAPSGTSGTSAATAAPAGGFGGFGTTTTTAGSAFSFSAPTNTGSTGLLGGTQNKGFGFGTGFGTATGTGTGLGTGLGTGLGFGGFNTQPQQQQQTTLGGLFSQPAQAPAQSNQLINTASALSAPTLLGDERDAILAKWNQLQAFWGTGKGYFNNNIPPVEFTQENPFCRFKAVGYSCMPNNKDEDGLVVLVFNKKEADIRSQQQQLVESLHKVLGGNQTLTVNVEGIKTLPDDQTEVVIYVVERSPNGTSRRVPATTLYAHFEQANIKTQLQQLGVTLSMTRTELSPAQIKQLLQNPPAGVDPIIWEQAKVDNPDSEKLIPVPMVGFKELLRRLKVQDQMTKQHQTRLDIISEDISELQKNQTTTMAKIAQYKRKLMDLSHRTLQVLIKQEIQRKSGYAIQADEEQLRVQLDTIQGELNAPTQFKGRLNELMSQIRMQNHFGAVKSEERYYIDADLLREIKQHLKQQQEGLSHLISIIKDDLEDIKLVEHGLNETIHSRGGVFS, from the exons ATGGCTTTCAATTTTGGGGCTCCATCGGGCACGTCTGGCACCTCTGCAGCTACCGCGGCACCCGCGG gtGGGTTTGGAGGATTTGGAACAACAACTACAACTGCAGGCTCTGCATTCAGCTTCTCTGCCCCAACAAACACGGGCAGTACAG GCCTTCTCGGTGGCACTCAGAACAAAGGTTTTGGCTTCGGTACTGGTTTTGGCACAGCAACGGGAACTGGTACCGGTTTGGGTACTGGTTTGGGAACCGGCCTGGGGTTTGGAGGATTTAATACGCAGccgcagcagcaacagcaaactA cTTTAGGTGGTCTCTTCAGTCAGCCTGCACAGGCTCCTGCCCAGTCCAACCAGCTCATCAACACTGCCAGTGCACTTTCTGCTCCAACATTGCTGGGGGATGAGAGAGATGCCATTTTGGCAAAATGGAACCAGCTTCAGGCTTTCTGGGGAACAGGAAAAGGATATTTCAACAATAACATTCCTCCCGTGGAGTTTACACAAGAAAATCCCTTTTGCCGATTTAAG GCTGTAGGTTATAGTTGTATGCCCAATAATAAAGATGAAGATGGACTGGTGGTTTTAGTTTTCaacaagaaagaagcagacattagaagccagcagcagcagctagtAGAATCATTGCATAAGGTTTTGGGAGGAAACCAGACCCTGACTGTCAATGTGGAGGGCATTAAGACCCTGCCAGATGATCA GACAGAAGTTGTCATTTATGTTGTTGAGCGTTCTCCAAATGGCACCTCGAGAAGAGTCCCAGCGACAACACTGTATGCCCACTTTGAACAAGCCAACATTAAAACACAGCTGCAGCAGCTCGGGGTGACGCTGTCTATGACCAGAACAGAGCTGTCCCCTGCTCAGATCAAACAGCTCCTGCAGAACCCTCCTGCTG GTGTTGATCCTATTATTTGGGAACAAGCCAAGGTGGATAACCCCGATTCTGAAAA ATTAATTCCTGTACCCATGGTGGGTTTCAAAGAGCTGCTTCGAAGACTGAAGGTTCAAGACCAGATGACTAAGCAGCATCAGACCAGATTAGAT ATCATATCTGAAGATATTAGTGAGCTACAAAAGAATCAAACTACCACTATGGCCAAGATAGCACAGTACAAGCGGAAGCTCATGGATCTCTCCCACAGAACCTTACAG GTCCTAATCAAACAGGAGATTCAAAGGAAGAGCGGCTATGCGATCCAGGCTGATGAGGAGCAGCTGCGGGTTCAGCTGGACACTATTCAGGGCGAGCTGAATGCCCCTACTCAGTTCAAA GGTCGACTAAATGAACTGATGTCCCAGATCAGGATGCAGAATCACTTTGGAGCTGTGAAGTCTGAAGAGAGGTATTACATAGATGCGGACCTCTTGCGAGAAATCAAGCAG CATTTGAAACAACAACAGGAAGGCCTTAGCCACTTGATTAGCATCATAAAAGATGACCTAGAAGATATAAAACTGGTAGAGCATGGATTGAATGAAACCATCCATAGCAGAGGCGGTGTCTTTAGCTGA
- the Nup54 gene encoding nucleoporin p54 isoform X2 produces the protein MAFNFGAPSGTSGTSAATAAPAGFGGLETANSTAGGFNFGGFGLTANPAVNFNIGNFGVSTTSATPFNFGNSLTSAGGFGGFGTTTTTAGSAFSFSAPTNTGSTGLLGGTQNKGFGFGTGFGTATGTGTGLGTGLGTGLGFGGFNTQPQQQQQTTLGGLFSQPAQAPAQSNQLINTASALSAPTLLGDERDAILAKWNQLQAFWGTGKGYFNNNIPPVEFTQENPFCRFKAVGYSCMPNNKDEDGLVVLVFNKKEADIRSQQQQLVESLHKVLGGNQTLTVNVEGIKTLPDDQTEVVIYVVERSPNGTSRRVPATTLYAHFEQANIKTQLQQLGVTLSMTRTELSPAQIKQLLQNPPAGVDPIIWEQAKVDNPDSEKLIPVPMVGFKELLRRLKVQDQMTKQHQTRLDIISEDISELQKNQTTTMAKIAQYKRKLMDLSHRTLQVLIKQEIQRKSGYAIQADEEQLRVQLDTIQGELNAPTQFKGRLNELMSQIRMQNHFGAVKSEERYYIDADLLREIKQHLKQQQEGLSHLISIIKDDLEDIKLVEHGLNETIHSRGGVFS, from the exons ATGGCTTTCAATTTTGGGGCTCCATCGGGCACGTCTGGCACCTCTGCAGCTACCGCGGCACCCGCGG GATTTGGTGGGCTTGAGACTGCCAACTCCACCGCCGGTGGGTTTAATTTTGGGGGTTTCGGATTAACTGCTAACCCTGCAGTGAACTTTAATATTGGGAATTTCGGTGTTTCTACCACATCGGCGACTCCGTTCAATTTTGGTAACAGTCTGACGAGTGCAG gtGGGTTTGGAGGATTTGGAACAACAACTACAACTGCAGGCTCTGCATTCAGCTTCTCTGCCCCAACAAACACGGGCAGTACAG GCCTTCTCGGTGGCACTCAGAACAAAGGTTTTGGCTTCGGTACTGGTTTTGGCACAGCAACGGGAACTGGTACCGGTTTGGGTACTGGTTTGGGAACCGGCCTGGGGTTTGGAGGATTTAATACGCAGccgcagcagcaacagcaaactA cTTTAGGTGGTCTCTTCAGTCAGCCTGCACAGGCTCCTGCCCAGTCCAACCAGCTCATCAACACTGCCAGTGCACTTTCTGCTCCAACATTGCTGGGGGATGAGAGAGATGCCATTTTGGCAAAATGGAACCAGCTTCAGGCTTTCTGGGGAACAGGAAAAGGATATTTCAACAATAACATTCCTCCCGTGGAGTTTACACAAGAAAATCCCTTTTGCCGATTTAAG GCTGTAGGTTATAGTTGTATGCCCAATAATAAAGATGAAGATGGACTGGTGGTTTTAGTTTTCaacaagaaagaagcagacattagaagccagcagcagcagctagtAGAATCATTGCATAAGGTTTTGGGAGGAAACCAGACCCTGACTGTCAATGTGGAGGGCATTAAGACCCTGCCAGATGATCA GACAGAAGTTGTCATTTATGTTGTTGAGCGTTCTCCAAATGGCACCTCGAGAAGAGTCCCAGCGACAACACTGTATGCCCACTTTGAACAAGCCAACATTAAAACACAGCTGCAGCAGCTCGGGGTGACGCTGTCTATGACCAGAACAGAGCTGTCCCCTGCTCAGATCAAACAGCTCCTGCAGAACCCTCCTGCTG GTGTTGATCCTATTATTTGGGAACAAGCCAAGGTGGATAACCCCGATTCTGAAAA ATTAATTCCTGTACCCATGGTGGGTTTCAAAGAGCTGCTTCGAAGACTGAAGGTTCAAGACCAGATGACTAAGCAGCATCAGACCAGATTAGAT ATCATATCTGAAGATATTAGTGAGCTACAAAAGAATCAAACTACCACTATGGCCAAGATAGCACAGTACAAGCGGAAGCTCATGGATCTCTCCCACAGAACCTTACAG GTCCTAATCAAACAGGAGATTCAAAGGAAGAGCGGCTATGCGATCCAGGCTGATGAGGAGCAGCTGCGGGTTCAGCTGGACACTATTCAGGGCGAGCTGAATGCCCCTACTCAGTTCAAA GGTCGACTAAATGAACTGATGTCCCAGATCAGGATGCAGAATCACTTTGGAGCTGTGAAGTCTGAAGAGAGGTATTACATAGATGCGGACCTCTTGCGAGAAATCAAGCAG CATTTGAAACAACAACAGGAAGGCCTTAGCCACTTGATTAGCATCATAAAAGATGACCTAGAAGATATAAAACTGGTAGAGCATGGATTGAATGAAACCATCCATAGCAGAGGCGGTGTCTTTAGCTGA